From Micromonospora echinospora:
CAGTCACGACCAGCCACTTCCACTGAGGAACTGGGCGGATCCGCCCAGCGGGTACGTCGTTCGGGTACGGACGGAACCCTACGACGCCCCTTCTCCGCATCGCCAGATGCAAATGGCTAGATCCAAAACGGCGGCTGGGTGGATTGCTCAGGCTCGATCGGACAGGCAGGATCGGGGCACGCCGGCAAGGTAGCCCGCCGGCCGCCGCATGCTGTGCGCGCGGCCCCCCGCGCGGACGGCGGGCGACTACGCTCCCGTTATGTTCCGTACGGCCCGGCCCGACGACTTCACCTCGGTCATCCGCCTCTACCGGCAACTGAACCCGGACGACCCGCACCTCGGCGACGGCTCCGACGAACGGGCCTTCGCGCGGATCCTGGCCACCGAAGGTCTGCACCTGTTCGTGCTCGAACTGGACGGCGCGGTCGTCGCCACCACGTACCTCAACGTGATCCCCAACCTGAGCCGGTCGGCGTCGCCCTACGCGGTCGTCGAGAACGTGGTGGTCGACGAGTCGCGGCGCGGCGCCGGCCTGGGCAGGCAGATCATGGCCGGCACGCTGCGGGCCGCCTGGGACGCGGGCTGCTACAAGGCGATGCTCATGACCGGGTCACGCTCGCCCGCGACCCACGCCTTCTACCTGGCCTGCGGGTTCTCCGGCGACGCGAAGACCGCCTACCTGGCCCGGCCGTCGTGACGGTCAGCGGTCGCCCGCCGGTGGGGGCGCGGCGCCGCGCAGCACCAGCGCGCTGTTGAAGCCGTCGAAGCC
This genomic window contains:
- a CDS encoding GNAT family N-acetyltransferase — translated: MFRTARPDDFTSVIRLYRQLNPDDPHLGDGSDERAFARILATEGLHLFVLELDGAVVATTYLNVIPNLSRSASPYAVVENVVVDESRRGAGLGRQIMAGTLRAAWDAGCYKAMLMTGSRSPATHAFYLACGFSGDAKTAYLARPS